Proteins from a single region of Felis catus isolate Fca126 chromosome B4, F.catus_Fca126_mat1.0, whole genome shotgun sequence:
- the NTF3 gene encoding neurotrophin-3 precursor (The RefSeq protein has 4 substitutions and aligns at 99% coverage compared to this genomic sequence) — MSILFYVIFLAYLRGIQGNNMDQRSLPEDSLNSLIIKLIQADILKNKLSKQMVDLKENYQSTLPKAEAPREPEQGEPAKSEFQPVTAMDTELLRQQRRYSSPRVLLSDSTPLEPPPLYLMEDYVGSPVAANRTSRRKRYAEHKSHRGEYSLCDSESLWVTDKSSAIDIRGHQVTVLGEIKSGNSPVKQYFYETRCKEARPVKNGCRGIDDKHWNSQCKTSQTYVRALTSENNKLVGWRWIRIDTSCVCALSRKIGRT, encoded by the coding sequence ATGTCCATCTTGTTTTATGTGATATTTCTCGCGTATCTCCGTGGCATCCAAGGTAACAACATGGATCAAAGGAGTTTGCCTGAAGACTCACTAAATTCCCTGATTATTAAGCTGATCCAGgcagatattttgaaaaacaagctCTCCAAGCAGATGGTGGACCTTAAGGAAAACTACCAGAGCACCCTGCCCAAAGCAGAAGCCCCCCGAAAGCCGGAGCAGGGAGAGCCCGCCAAGTCGGAGTTCCAGCCAGTGACTGCAATGGACACAGAACTCCTGCGGCAACAGAGACGCTACAGCTCGCCCCGGGTCCTGCTGAGTGACAGCACCCCCTTGGAGCCCCCTCCCTTGTATCTCATGGAGGATTACGTGGGCAACCCCGTGGCGGCCAACAGAACGTCGCGGAGGAAGAGGTACGCAGAGCACAAGAGTCACCGAGGTGAGTACTCGGTATGCGACAGCGAGAGCCTGTGGGTAACCGACAAGTCCTCGGCCATCGACATTCGGGGACACCAGGTCACGGTGCTGGGGGAGATCAAAACCGGCAACTCTCCCGTCAAACAATATTTTTATGAGACGAGATGTAAAGAAGCCAGGCCTGTCAAAAACGGTTGCAGGGGGATTGACGATAAACACTGGAACTCTCAGTGCAAAACGTCCCAAACCTACGTCCGCGCACTGACGTCAGAAAACAATAAACTTGTAGGCTGGCGATGGATACGGATAGACACCTCCTGTGTGTGTGCCTTGTCGAGAAAAATTGGAAGAACAT